The following are encoded in a window of Corynebacterium marinum DSM 44953 genomic DNA:
- a CDS encoding thiolase family protein — protein sequence MTTAYLVSGRRTPVGRYGGALSSVRPDDLAALTIKAVIEDAGIDPAAVDEVILGNANGAGEENRNVARMAWLLAGYPDTVPGITVNRLCASGMSAIAMATAMVESGQADVVVAGGVESMSRAPWVMAKPTSAFAKPGETFDTSIGWRFTNPVFAAQEKMTYSMPETAEEVARVCDISRADADAFAAESQRRAVAAIEAGNFAAEIVPVEITDRKGNVTVVDTDEGPRPGTTTEVLAKLRPVVAGGEVVTAGNSSTLNDGASAIIVASEEAVEKYGLQPRARVVANANAGLAPEVMGLGPIPATRKVLERAGWNIGSLDAVELNEAFATQSLASIRELGLDHNKVNAWGGAIALGHPLGSSGSRITITLLNRLEQEGGQRGVATLCIGVGQGSAIAIERV from the coding sequence GTGACCACTGCGTACCTGGTGTCCGGCCGCCGCACCCCGGTCGGCCGATACGGCGGCGCACTGTCGTCCGTCCGCCCCGACGACCTCGCCGCCCTGACCATCAAGGCGGTCATCGAGGACGCCGGCATCGACCCTGCGGCCGTCGACGAGGTCATCCTCGGCAACGCCAACGGAGCCGGTGAGGAAAACCGCAACGTCGCCCGCATGGCCTGGCTGCTCGCGGGCTACCCCGACACCGTCCCCGGCATCACCGTCAACCGGCTCTGCGCCTCCGGCATGTCCGCCATCGCCATGGCCACCGCAATGGTCGAATCCGGCCAGGCCGACGTCGTCGTCGCCGGCGGAGTGGAGTCCATGTCGCGCGCGCCGTGGGTCATGGCGAAGCCGACCTCGGCTTTCGCGAAGCCGGGCGAGACCTTCGACACCTCCATCGGCTGGCGCTTCACCAACCCCGTGTTCGCCGCGCAGGAGAAGATGACCTACTCCATGCCGGAGACCGCCGAAGAGGTCGCGCGGGTCTGCGACATCTCGCGCGCCGACGCCGACGCTTTCGCCGCCGAGTCCCAGCGCCGGGCCGTCGCCGCGATCGAGGCGGGAAACTTCGCCGCCGAGATCGTGCCGGTCGAGATCACCGACCGGAAGGGCAACGTCACGGTCGTCGACACCGACGAGGGGCCGCGCCCCGGCACCACCACCGAGGTGCTGGCGAAGCTTCGCCCGGTCGTGGCCGGAGGCGAGGTCGTCACCGCCGGCAACTCCTCCACCCTCAACGACGGCGCCTCCGCGATCATCGTGGCGTCCGAGGAGGCCGTCGAGAAGTACGGCCTCCAGCCCCGCGCCCGGGTGGTCGCCAACGCCAACGCCGGCCTCGCGCCCGAGGTCATGGGCCTGGGCCCGATTCCGGCCACCCGCAAGGTGCTGGAGCGCGCGGGCTGGAACATCGGCAGCCTGGACGCGGTGGAGCTCAACGAGGCCTTCGCCACCCAGTCGCTGGCCTCCATCCGCGAGCTGGGCCTGGACCACAACAAGGTCAACGCGTGGGGCGGGGCCATCGCGCTCGGCCACCCGCTGGGATCCTCCGGTTCGCGCATCACCATCACTCTGCTCAACCGGCTGGAGCAGGAGGGCGGGCAGCGCGGCGTCGCGACGCTGTGCATCGGCGTCGGCCAGGGCTCCGCCATCGCGATCGAGAGGGTCTAG
- a CDS encoding enoyl-CoA hydratase/isomerase family protein, with product MIDLHIEDNVAEVVLNNPKAMNSLTESDLQELSDAYTEAADRGVRALLLRGEGRGFSAGRNIKGLNPADDDATDYLANKVTPVLQQMSAFPAPTFAAVQGVCLGVGLGLAIATDIVYVAEDAKFGSPFANLGATLDSGGHALFVERLGAHRAMDLIVTGDLISGEEAVRAGLFSRSLPAGELLEFTREKARRAAAGATRAFLTSRSLVHDVRDNGHGLWESVSNENIAQGELCSSADYAEGFAAFNEKRTPVFQGS from the coding sequence ATGATCGATCTCCACATCGAGGACAACGTCGCCGAGGTTGTGCTCAACAACCCCAAGGCGATGAACTCGCTGACCGAATCCGACCTGCAGGAACTCTCGGACGCCTACACCGAGGCCGCCGACCGCGGCGTGCGCGCCCTCCTCCTGCGCGGCGAGGGCCGCGGCTTCTCCGCCGGACGCAACATCAAGGGTCTCAACCCGGCCGACGATGACGCCACCGACTACCTGGCCAACAAGGTCACCCCGGTGCTCCAGCAGATGAGCGCCTTCCCCGCCCCCACTTTCGCCGCTGTACAGGGCGTCTGCCTGGGAGTGGGCCTGGGCCTGGCCATCGCCACCGACATCGTCTACGTCGCGGAGGACGCGAAGTTCGGTTCCCCCTTCGCCAACCTCGGTGCGACCCTGGACTCCGGCGGGCACGCCCTGTTCGTCGAGCGTCTGGGGGCACACCGGGCGATGGACCTCATCGTCACCGGCGACTTGATCAGCGGCGAGGAGGCTGTGCGCGCGGGGCTGTTCTCCCGCTCGCTGCCGGCCGGGGAACTGCTCGAGTTCACCAGGGAGAAGGCCCGCCGCGCCGCCGCTGGCGCCACCCGCGCGTTCCTCACCAGCCGTAGCCTGGTCCACGACGTCCGCGACAACGGGCACGGCCTCTGGGAGTCGGTCTCGAACGAGAACATCGCCCAGGGCGAGCTGTGTTCGAGCGCGGACTACGCCGAGGGCTTCGCGGCCTTCAACGAAAAACGCACCCCCGTCTTCCAGGGCAGCTAG
- the paaE gene encoding 1,2-phenylacetyl-CoA epoxidase subunit PaaE, with product MTAPTKQKAKFNPLQVSEVRRLTDNAVEVSFEVPEELREDYDYVPGQYVALRADIEGQEVRRSYSICDIPRPGVIRVAIKRDLGGVFSTWANDTLQPGTVIDVMNPQGAFTSRVHVTSLNDAKALVEEGFGDVGDAPHLVAIAAGSGITPIMSIAQALLSSLPKASFEVVYANKGGGDVMFAEEIGDLKDKYPTRFAVHHVLSREQRVNPLFSGRIDDEKLSLLLDKVVQTENTDEWFLCGPFELVQLVRDELSERGVESDKVRFELFSTGKPSDGPQQGNTGRAVVADPNGKNVTIAFTLDGLSGSIESPQSANETILNAALRARPDVPFACAGGVCGTCRAKVVEGDFKMDENYALEADEVAKGYVLTCQTRPTGDSITVDYDA from the coding sequence ATGACTGCTCCCACCAAACAAAAGGCCAAGTTCAACCCGCTGCAGGTCTCCGAGGTCCGCCGTCTGACCGACAACGCCGTCGAAGTCAGCTTCGAGGTTCCGGAGGAGCTGCGCGAGGACTACGACTACGTCCCCGGCCAGTACGTCGCCCTGCGCGCCGACATCGAGGGCCAGGAGGTGCGCCGCTCCTACTCCATCTGCGACATCCCGCGCCCCGGCGTCATCCGCGTCGCCATCAAGCGCGACCTCGGCGGTGTCTTCTCCACCTGGGCCAACGACACTCTGCAGCCCGGCACCGTCATCGACGTGATGAACCCCCAGGGTGCGTTCACCTCCCGTGTGCACGTCACCTCTCTCAACGACGCGAAGGCGCTCGTCGAGGAAGGGTTCGGCGACGTCGGCGACGCCCCGCACCTCGTGGCCATCGCGGCCGGTTCCGGCATCACCCCGATCATGTCCATCGCCCAGGCGCTGCTCTCCTCCCTGCCGAAGGCCAGCTTCGAGGTGGTCTACGCCAACAAGGGCGGTGGCGACGTGATGTTTGCCGAGGAGATCGGCGACCTCAAGGACAAGTACCCCACCCGCTTCGCGGTCCACCACGTGCTCTCCCGCGAACAGCGCGTCAACCCGCTGTTCTCCGGCCGCATCGACGACGAGAAGCTCTCCCTCCTGCTGGACAAGGTCGTCCAGACCGAGAACACCGACGAGTGGTTCCTCTGCGGCCCCTTCGAGCTGGTCCAGCTGGTGCGCGACGAGCTCTCCGAGCGGGGAGTCGAGAGCGACAAGGTCCGCTTCGAGCTCTTCTCCACCGGCAAGCCCTCCGACGGCCCGCAGCAGGGCAACACCGGCCGCGCCGTCGTGGCCGATCCGAACGGCAAGAACGTCACCATCGCGTTCACGCTCGACGGCCTCTCCGGCTCCATCGAGTCCCCGCAGTCCGCGAACGAGACGATCCTCAACGCCGCCCTGCGCGCGCGTCCGGACGTCCCCTTCGCCTGCGCCGGCGGCGTGTGCGGCACCTGCCGCGCCAAGGTCGTCGAGGGCGACTTCAAGATGGACGAGAACTACGCGCTGGAGGCGGACGAGGTGGCCAAGGGCTACGTCCTGACCTGCCAGACCCGACCCACCGGTGACTCCATCACCGTCGACTACGACGCATAA
- a CDS encoding enoyl-CoA hydratase/isomerase family protein, translating into MFENFQAMTVTETGDRLLVELTRPEVRNAIDDQMVEELHAVCAYLEREPKILIVTGCQINGKGIFVSGADISQLRERRREDALRGINNTIFHRISQLPSPVIAAVDGYALGGGLELALAADFRIATPGAKFGQPEANLGIIAAAGGLWRLKALVGEAIAKEILLAGRVLDGNQAHDVHLVTELASPGELLDTAHALADRIAALDPLAVRISKQVMAMPAAAHPAVDNIAQAILFESDAKFDRMQAFLDRKKK; encoded by the coding sequence ATGTTCGAGAATTTCCAGGCGATGACCGTCACCGAGACCGGGGACCGGCTCCTGGTCGAGCTCACCCGGCCGGAGGTCCGCAACGCCATCGACGACCAGATGGTCGAGGAGCTGCACGCGGTCTGCGCGTACCTCGAGCGCGAACCGAAGATCCTGATCGTCACCGGCTGCCAGATCAACGGCAAGGGCATCTTCGTCTCCGGGGCGGACATCTCCCAGCTGCGCGAACGCCGCCGCGAGGATGCCCTGCGGGGCATCAACAACACGATCTTCCACCGCATCTCCCAGCTGCCCTCCCCCGTCATCGCCGCTGTCGACGGCTACGCCCTCGGCGGCGGGCTGGAGCTCGCGCTGGCCGCGGACTTCCGCATCGCCACCCCGGGCGCGAAGTTCGGCCAGCCGGAGGCGAACCTCGGCATCATCGCCGCGGCCGGCGGCCTGTGGCGTCTCAAGGCGCTGGTGGGTGAGGCGATCGCGAAGGAGATCCTCCTCGCCGGCCGCGTCCTCGACGGCAACCAGGCTCACGACGTGCATCTGGTCACGGAGCTGGCCTCCCCCGGAGAGCTTCTCGACACCGCCCACGCCCTCGCCGACCGCATCGCCGCCCTCGACCCGCTGGCGGTGCGCATCAGCAAGCAGGTCATGGCGATGCCGGCGGCGGCCCACCCGGCCGTCGACAACATCGCCCAGGCCATCCTCTTCGAGTCGGACGCCAAGTTCGACCGCATGCAGGCATTCCTCGACCGCAAGAAGAAATAA